One segment of Candidatus Methylomirabilota bacterium DNA contains the following:
- a CDS encoding anti-sigma regulatory factor, with the protein MPTLSDEKLALGSSADIVVLRQTVRSAAVEMRFSLVDQTKIVTAASELARNALVYGGGGTCRIESLLETGRRGLRLTFEDQGPGIPDIERALKDGFTTGNGLGLGLGGARRLSSEFAIESRPGEGTRVTIARWTS; encoded by the coding sequence TTGCCGACGCTGAGTGACGAGAAGCTCGCGCTCGGCTCCTCCGCCGACATCGTGGTCCTCCGCCAGACGGTGCGGTCGGCGGCGGTCGAGATGCGCTTCAGCCTCGTGGACCAGACCAAGATCGTGACGGCGGCGAGCGAGCTGGCCCGGAACGCCCTCGTTTACGGCGGCGGCGGCACCTGCCGCATCGAATCCCTCCTGGAGACGGGGCGTCGCGGCCTCCGTCTCACCTTCGAGGACCAGGGGCCCGGCATCCCCGATATCGAGCGCGCGCTGAAGGATGGCTTCACCACCGGCAACGGTCTCGGCCTCGGGCTTGGCGGCGCGCGCCGCCTCTCGAGCGAGTTCGCGATCGAGTCCCGTCCCGGCGAGGGCACGAGGGTCACCATCGCGCGATGGACGAGCTGA
- a CDS encoding STAS domain-containing protein, translating to MDRIPILKMGEYLLVTVQVDMHDRLATTLQEDLADRIVQHRARAVLIDISALEVVDSFIGRMLGSIASIARVLDAQTVVVGMQPAVAITLVELGLSLPGVRTALNVEKGMEILRRSLEASGNGNTAEAVEETTIADAE from the coding sequence ATGGATCGCATCCCGATCCTGAAGATGGGAGAGTATCTCCTCGTCACCGTGCAGGTGGACATGCACGATCGGCTGGCCACGACGCTCCAGGAGGACCTCGCCGACCGCATCGTCCAGCATCGCGCGCGGGCGGTGCTCATCGACATCTCCGCGCTCGAGGTCGTGGATTCCTTCATCGGTCGCATGCTGGGCAGCATCGCGTCCATCGCGCGCGTGCTCGACGCGCAGACGGTGGTGGTCGGCATGCAGCCCGCCGTCGCGATCACCCTCGTCGAGCTGGGGCTGTCCCTGCCGGGGGTCCGCACCGCGCTCAACGTGGAAAAGGGCATGGAGATCCTGCGCCGCTCGCTCGAGGCGAGCGGGAACGGCAACACGGCGGAGGCGGTGGAGGAGACCACGATTGCCGACGCTGAGTGA
- a CDS encoding STAS domain-containing protein, producing MNPGARTTEMIKKHEAEILQDWLQRQLGAVTARPDLIKKSELEDQSRAFLDLFAGALQRGGGADVGGPAWEGVRDLLGSISRSRAKQGFSPSETAMFVFSLKEPLFARLQRELSGDATALATELWTVTLLLDKLGLLTMEMYQKGRDDVILSQQRTMLELSTPVVELWKGILALPLIGTLDSERTQLVMESLLTRIVETGASIAIIDITGVPTVDTLVAQHLLKTVAAARLMGADCLISGIRPQIAQTIVHLGVELGDVTTKATLAGAFAVALQRAGLAVGRATPRPA from the coding sequence ATGAACCCCGGCGCCCGGACCACCGAGATGATCAAGAAGCACGAGGCCGAGATCCTGCAGGACTGGCTGCAGCGCCAGCTCGGCGCGGTGACCGCCCGTCCGGACTTGATCAAGAAATCCGAGCTGGAGGACCAGTCGCGCGCGTTCCTCGACCTCTTTGCCGGCGCGCTGCAGCGCGGGGGCGGGGCCGACGTTGGGGGGCCGGCCTGGGAGGGCGTGCGGGATCTCCTCGGCTCCATCTCGCGCTCGCGCGCCAAGCAGGGCTTCTCGCCCTCCGAGACCGCAATGTTCGTCTTCTCGCTGAAGGAGCCGCTGTTCGCCCGCCTCCAGCGCGAGCTCAGCGGAGACGCGACGGCGCTCGCCACCGAGCTCTGGACCGTCACGCTGCTGCTCGACAAGCTCGGGCTCCTCACGATGGAGATGTACCAGAAAGGGCGCGATGACGTCATCCTCAGCCAGCAGCGGACCATGCTGGAGCTCTCGACCCCGGTGGTGGAGCTCTGGAAAGGTATCCTCGCCCTGCCGCTCATCGGCACCCTCGACAGCGAGCGCACCCAGCTCGTGATGGAATCGCTCCTCACGCGCATCGTCGAGACCGGGGCGAGCATCGCCATCATCGACATCACCGGCGTGCCGACGGTGGACACGCTGGTCGCCCAGCACCTGCTCAAGACGGTGGCGGCGGCGCGACTCATGGGAGCGGATTGCCTCATCAGCGGCATTCGTCCCCAGATCGCTCAGACCATCGTGCATCTCGGCGTCGAGCTCGGCGACGTGACGACCAAGGCCACCCTGGCCGGTGCGTTCGCCGTCGCGCTCCAGCGCGCCGGGCTCGCCGTCGGCCGCGCCACCCCGCGCCCGGCCTGA
- the ydiK gene encoding AI-2E family transporter YdiK — MASGPRPQDVARVTLGVACLVAMIAGTLWILRPFLGAMIWAATIVVATWPIMMQLQTRVGGRRAVAAATMSVVLLLGFIVPLGTAITVLIVNSDRIIAWATSVASMHVPPPPDWVTGIPVIGPTIAERWREVLSAPTDVTATLSPYTKLLAAWLLGLVGGVASLAIDLLLIMAISAYLYARGDAAAEFLHRFAQRLAGARGPRAVTLAGGAIRGIAMGVIVTAVIQALLAGIGLAVVGIPFAAILTVVAVFLAIAQIGVMPVLGPAVVWLYWSGSFGWATGLLVWTIFVVSFDNVMRPILIRRGADLPLPLIFAGVLGGMIGFGVIGIFIGPVLLAVTYTLLSDWIESGEAEDTTPPQ, encoded by the coding sequence ATGGCGTCCGGGCCGAGGCCCCAGGATGTCGCGCGCGTCACGCTCGGCGTGGCCTGTCTCGTCGCCATGATCGCGGGCACGCTCTGGATCCTGCGGCCGTTCCTCGGCGCCATGATCTGGGCGGCGACCATCGTCGTCGCGACGTGGCCCATCATGATGCAACTGCAGACGCGGGTGGGCGGACGGCGCGCCGTCGCCGCCGCGACGATGTCGGTCGTGCTCCTGCTGGGGTTCATCGTGCCGCTGGGTACCGCCATCACCGTGCTCATCGTCAACAGCGACCGAATCATCGCCTGGGCCACGTCCGTCGCCTCCATGCACGTGCCGCCGCCGCCCGACTGGGTCACCGGGATCCCGGTCATCGGACCGACCATCGCTGAGCGGTGGCGTGAGGTGCTCTCGGCGCCCACCGATGTGACCGCCACGCTCTCGCCGTACACCAAGCTCCTCGCCGCCTGGCTTCTCGGCCTCGTCGGCGGCGTGGCGAGTCTCGCGATCGATCTGCTCCTCATCATGGCGATCTCTGCGTATCTCTACGCGCGCGGCGACGCGGCGGCGGAGTTCCTCCATCGCTTCGCGCAGCGACTCGCGGGGGCGCGCGGGCCGCGGGCGGTAACGCTCGCGGGCGGCGCCATCCGCGGCATCGCGATGGGCGTGATCGTGACGGCGGTCATCCAGGCGCTGCTCGCCGGCATCGGTCTCGCCGTCGTCGGCATCCCCTTTGCTGCGATCCTGACCGTGGTGGCGGTGTTCCTGGCCATCGCCCAGATCGGCGTGATGCCGGTGCTGGGCCCCGCGGTGGTGTGGCTCTACTGGTCCGGCTCGTTCGGCTGGGCGACCGGGCTGCTGGTCTGGACGATCTTCGTGGTGAGCTTCGACAACGTGATGCGCCCGATCCTGATCCGCCGCGGCGCTGATCTCCCGCTGCCGCTGATCTTCGCCGGTGTGCTAGGAGGGATGATCGGCTTCGGCGTGATCGGCATCTTCATCGGTCCGGTCCTGCTCGCCGTGACCTACACGCTCCTCTCCGACTGGATCGAGAGCGGAGAGGCCGAGGACACTACGCCCCCCCAGTAG
- a CDS encoding non-canonical purine NTP pyrophosphatase, whose protein sequence is MASVNPGKAREMASLLSDLPLQVRPLVDFPGVTLPPEGAESYRDNALGKARAAAAATGMLAMGDDSGLEVDALGGAPGVISARYGGEGLDDAQRCAKLLEALAGVPPLRRTARFRSVIALVEPGGREATAEGEAEGIILDQPQGTGGFGYDPLFYYPPLDSTFAQLPDREKNVVSHRARAIAKARAVLLEWLRAR, encoded by the coding sequence GTGGCGAGCGTTAATCCCGGCAAGGCGCGGGAGATGGCGAGCCTGCTGAGCGATCTTCCCCTCCAGGTGCGCCCGCTCGTGGACTTTCCCGGGGTGACGCTGCCCCCGGAAGGCGCCGAGTCGTACCGGGACAACGCCCTCGGCAAGGCGCGTGCCGCCGCCGCCGCGACCGGAATGCTCGCGATGGGGGACGATTCCGGCCTCGAGGTGGACGCCCTCGGCGGCGCCCCCGGCGTGATCTCCGCCCGCTACGGCGGCGAGGGGCTCGACGACGCGCAGCGCTGCGCCAAGCTCCTCGAAGCCCTCGCCGGCGTGCCCCCGCTCCGGCGCACCGCGCGCTTTCGCAGCGTGATCGCGCTGGTCGAGCCCGGCGGCCGCGAGGCGACGGCGGAAGGCGAGGCGGAGGGCATCATTCTCGACCAGCCGCAGGGGACCGGCGGCTTCGGCTATGACCCCCTCTTCTACTACCCGCCGCTCGACTCGACGTTCGCCCAGCTGCCGGATCGGGAGAAGAACGTGGTCAGCCATCGGGCGCGGGCGATCGCGAAGGCGCGCGCGGTGCTGCTCGAGTGGCTCCGCGCGCGGTAG
- the rph gene encoding ribonuclease PH produces the protein MTTGPRHDGRAPDQLRRVVITRDYLRHPEGSVLVEFGDTKVICTASLEDKVPPFLKGQGKGWVTAEYGMLPRSTNTRMGRERGGPSGRSQEIQRLVGRSLRSVVDMPKLGERTVWMDCDVIQADGGTRTAAITGSWVALSDALDKLVQAGVLPGSPLRDHVAAISVGMVGARPLLDLDYVEDSSAEVDMNVVMTGGGAFVEVQGTAEQSPFGKDRLAELLALAERGIGALVGLQRRAVAARGEKSFAL, from the coding sequence GTGACCACGGGCCCCCGCCACGACGGCCGCGCGCCCGATCAGCTCCGGCGCGTCGTGATCACGCGCGACTATCTCCGGCATCCGGAGGGCTCGGTGCTCGTCGAGTTCGGCGACACCAAGGTCATCTGCACCGCGTCGCTTGAGGACAAAGTGCCACCCTTCCTCAAGGGCCAGGGGAAGGGCTGGGTGACCGCGGAGTACGGCATGCTGCCGCGCTCCACCAACACCCGCATGGGCCGAGAGCGCGGCGGGCCCAGCGGCCGGTCCCAGGAGATCCAGCGGCTGGTCGGCCGCTCGCTCCGCTCGGTCGTGGACATGCCGAAGCTCGGCGAGCGCACGGTGTGGATGGACTGCGACGTGATCCAGGCCGATGGCGGCACCCGCACTGCGGCCATCACGGGCTCCTGGGTGGCGCTGTCCGACGCGCTCGACAAGCTGGTGCAGGCCGGGGTGCTGCCCGGCTCGCCGCTGCGTGACCACGTGGCCGCGATCAGCGTGGGCATGGTGGGCGCGCGCCCGCTGCTCGACCTCGACTACGTCGAGGACTCGAGCGCCGAGGTGGACATGAACGTGGTCATGACCGGCGGCGGCGCCTTCGTGGAGGTGCAGGGCACGGCCGAGCAGTCGCCGTTCGGCAAGGACCGCCTCGCCGAGCTGCTCGCGCTGGCCGAGCGGGGCATCGGCGCGCTCGTGGGCCTGCAGCGGCGCGCGGTGGCCGCGCGCGGGGAGAAGTCCTTCGCCCTCTGA
- a CDS encoding N-acetylmuramoyl-L-alanine amidase, with translation MTIPSPRMAAWLRRIALGLVILGIVPGASAAPRPGTIELRAKSGSLGVVTPVSLDEGGSYVPADRLAAVLKGTWTAKGERGTLAVGARSAQFTRNQSRAVVAGTPITLDAPARMGSSGWLLPDDFLAKGLGRLAPGVTMKVVAAPTASARPATKPVAAPAPAVAFGDLRLRSYPSFTRIVLETSAPIGYAIVDQGAERGEVRVRLPSLRVSGPQLQEIEDGLVKSTRLEPATGGAVLRVVLDSPAGQIKDFSLRDPYRIVIDLYRSKEGAEQEGAQGGAMQPLRLVVLDAGHGGHDSGAVGPTGVQEKDVVLDVTRRVARMVEDGGLGIKVVLSRSTDVFVPLRDRTNFANKQRADLFVSIHANAHPRAVSEGVETYFLSSEASDTEARQIAAIENGAVQLETAASRQKNDAVKSILWDLAQSEFQQESSFLAETVLDSMTKSLRLVNRGVKQAGFYVLGGAAMPAILIEIGFLTNPKEEKKLSTPEYREAAAKAIYAGLSEYKRRYDQRLRTALSRPPSK, from the coding sequence GTGACCATTCCTTCACCGCGCATGGCTGCCTGGCTCCGTCGAATCGCGCTCGGCCTCGTCATCCTGGGGATCGTCCCGGGGGCGAGCGCCGCCCCGCGCCCGGGCACCATCGAGCTTCGGGCCAAGAGCGGGTCCCTGGGCGTCGTGACGCCGGTCAGCCTCGACGAGGGCGGCAGCTACGTGCCGGCCGATCGGCTCGCGGCGGTGCTGAAGGGGACCTGGACGGCCAAGGGCGAGCGCGGCACGCTGGCCGTCGGCGCGCGCTCGGCCCAGTTCACGCGGAATCAGTCGCGCGCGGTGGTGGCGGGGACGCCCATCACCCTCGACGCCCCGGCCCGCATGGGGAGCAGCGGCTGGCTCCTTCCCGACGACTTCCTGGCCAAGGGCCTCGGCCGGCTCGCCCCGGGCGTGACCATGAAGGTGGTGGCCGCCCCGACCGCGTCCGCCCGGCCGGCGACCAAGCCGGTAGCGGCGCCCGCGCCCGCCGTCGCGTTCGGGGACCTGCGCCTGCGGTCCTATCCCAGCTTCACCCGTATCGTGCTGGAGACTTCCGCCCCGATCGGCTACGCGATCGTCGACCAGGGGGCCGAGCGTGGCGAGGTCCGCGTGCGGCTGCCCTCGCTCCGGGTCTCCGGGCCCCAGCTCCAGGAGATCGAGGACGGGCTCGTCAAGTCGACCCGGCTCGAGCCGGCCACCGGCGGCGCCGTGCTCCGCGTCGTCCTCGACTCGCCGGCGGGGCAGATCAAGGACTTCTCGCTGCGGGATCCCTACCGCATCGTGATCGATCTCTACCGGAGCAAGGAGGGCGCCGAGCAGGAGGGCGCCCAGGGCGGGGCCATGCAGCCGCTGCGGCTCGTGGTGCTCGACGCCGGCCACGGGGGCCACGACTCCGGCGCGGTGGGCCCCACCGGCGTGCAGGAGAAGGACGTCGTGCTCGATGTGACGCGGCGGGTGGCGCGCATGGTCGAGGACGGCGGCCTCGGCATCAAGGTGGTCCTCTCGCGCAGCACCGACGTGTTCGTGCCGCTGCGCGACCGGACCAACTTCGCCAACAAGCAGCGCGCCGACCTCTTCGTGTCCATCCACGCCAACGCGCACCCGCGCGCGGTGTCCGAGGGCGTCGAGACCTATTTCTTGTCGTCCGAGGCGAGCGACACCGAGGCCCGTCAGATTGCCGCGATCGAGAACGGGGCGGTGCAGCTCGAAACCGCCGCGTCCCGCCAGAAGAACGACGCGGTGAAGAGCATCCTCTGGGATCTCGCGCAGTCCGAGTTCCAGCAGGAATCCAGCTTCCTGGCCGAGACCGTGCTGGACTCGATGACGAAATCTCTTCGGCTGGTCAATCGTGGGGTCAAGCAGGCGGGCTTCTACGTTCTGGGCGGCGCCGCCATGCCGGCCATCCTGATCGAGATCGGCTTCCTCACCAACCCCAAGGAAGAGAAGAAGCTCTCGACCCCGGAGTATCGCGAAGCCGCCGCGAAAGCGATTTACGCGGGGCTCAGCGAGTACAAGCGGCGGTACGACCAGCGTCTGCGCACCGCCCTCTCGCGCCCCCCGTCCAAGTGA
- a CDS encoding patatin-like phospholipase family protein: MAAILLAVFILGGCASAHVFTVKRVDPEVPCLRPLHDANLLLGVALSGGGSRAAIFGSAGLEALAGLRTADGASVLQKISHISSVSGGSIAASYFALKKPGKEVPVLNPDGTMTDAYRAFFEQYRVDLSQDFENALIWNQLLSFRWINSALAAQTLAELLRDRLYGKATFADMSQRERNGDIPGLIVNSTLYNNGRRFAMTVVPPDDFDYDFFADLRKSLERQGRTMEPAPYIEKRWQLLKPITPTEIHMDPCVIGLAGAATASASFPPLVGPITLQVGGEKVFWHAGDGGLYENQGIETLLLLYLKQLQEKHAKRSLIIAFDSSFPFSVDERRLGLRSLPFSFFSFPMSRIPSIMEERASTYQALFFRTLQLEGVFPDSKTTHVISLRHTDAKWAADASDVPAACKAEPEPLKTAEEVVERIAEIPTRLNLPSECDKQLLVEAARRLVAAHADEILQFINRP; this comes from the coding sequence ATGGCCGCGATATTGCTCGCCGTCTTCATCCTCGGAGGCTGCGCCAGCGCGCATGTCTTCACGGTGAAGCGCGTCGACCCCGAGGTGCCGTGTCTGCGCCCGCTACACGACGCCAATCTCCTGCTTGGCGTGGCGCTGTCCGGCGGCGGCAGCCGGGCGGCGATCTTCGGCTCGGCCGGACTCGAGGCGCTGGCCGGCTTGCGCACGGCCGATGGCGCGTCGGTGCTCCAGAAGATCTCGCATATCTCGAGCGTGTCCGGCGGCAGCATCGCAGCGAGCTACTTCGCCCTCAAGAAGCCGGGCAAGGAGGTGCCCGTCCTCAACCCCGACGGGACGATGACCGACGCCTACCGCGCCTTCTTCGAGCAGTACCGGGTTGACCTCAGCCAGGACTTCGAGAATGCCCTCATCTGGAATCAGCTCCTGTCTTTCAGATGGATCAACTCGGCTCTGGCCGCGCAGACCCTCGCCGAGCTCCTGCGCGACCGTCTCTACGGCAAGGCCACGTTCGCCGACATGAGCCAGCGGGAGCGGAACGGCGACATTCCCGGCCTCATCGTGAACAGCACGCTCTACAACAACGGCCGGCGCTTCGCCATGACGGTCGTGCCCCCGGACGACTTCGATTACGACTTCTTCGCCGATCTCCGCAAGTCGCTCGAGCGCCAGGGGCGAACGATGGAGCCGGCCCCCTACATCGAGAAGCGCTGGCAGCTCCTCAAGCCGATCACCCCGACCGAGATCCACATGGATCCGTGCGTCATCGGGCTGGCCGGTGCCGCCACCGCGTCCGCGTCCTTCCCGCCGCTGGTCGGCCCGATCACGTTGCAGGTGGGCGGCGAGAAGGTCTTCTGGCATGCCGGCGACGGCGGCCTCTACGAAAACCAGGGCATCGAGACCCTGCTTCTGCTCTACCTCAAGCAGCTCCAGGAGAAGCACGCCAAGCGCTCGCTCATCATCGCCTTCGACAGCTCATTTCCCTTCTCGGTGGACGAGCGGCGCCTGGGTCTGCGCTCGTTGCCCTTCTCGTTCTTCAGCTTCCCCATGTCGCGCATTCCCAGCATCATGGAGGAGCGAGCCAGCACCTATCAAGCGCTCTTCTTCCGCACGCTGCAGCTGGAGGGTGTCTTTCCGGATTCGAAGACCACCCACGTCATCTCGCTCCGCCACACGGACGCCAAGTGGGCGGCGGACGCCAGCGATGTCCCGGCGGCGTGCAAGGCGGAGCCGGAGCCCCTGAAGACGGCAGAGGAGGTGGTGGAGCGGATCGCGGAGATCCCGACCCGCCTCAACCTGCCGTCGGAGTGCGACAAGCAGTTGCTCGTCGAGGCCGCGCGACGGCTGGTCGCCGCCCACGCCGACGAGATCCTGCAGTTCATCAACCGGCCGTAG